tataggtcaatggaaaaggatagaaagcccagaaataaacccatgaacctatggtcaattaatctatgacaaaggaggcaaaaatatacaatggagaaaagacagtctcctcaataagttgtgttgggaaaactggagagctacatgtaaaaaaatgaaattagaacattctctaacaccatatacaaaaataaacttgaaatggattaaagacttaattaaatggattaaagacccggtcttaaatgtaagaccaggtgctataaaactcatagaggaaaacatagccagaacactctttgacatgaaaggcagcaatatctttttagaTCCGTCTCCTTGAGTAacataaataaagacaaaaataaacaaatgggacctatttaaacttaaaagcttttgcatagcaaaggaaaccataagcaaaacaaaaagacaagctacaaaatgggagaaaatatttgcaaatgatgcaatcacagggattaatttccaaaatatacaaagagctcatatagctcaatatcagaaaaactaacaatccaatcaaaaatgggcagaagacctaagcagacatttctgcaaagaagacatacagatggccaacaggcacataaaaaaatgctcaacatcactaattgttagagacaggcaaatcaaagctacaatgagatatcacctcactctggtcagaatggccatcatgagaaaagtctacaaataataaatgctggagaaggtttggagaaaaaggaaccctcctacactgttcgtaggaatgtaaattggtacagccactatggagaacagtatggaggttccttacaaaactaaaaatagagttaccatatgatctagcaaccccactcatgggcatatatatggagacatttatttaaaatttgcttttattttcctagTTTCTTGAAGTGGAAGCTGAGGTCAGTGATTTgacaatttttttgtgtgtaatataagcattttagttttataaatttccctctgtgtACTGCATTAGCTGCATCCACAAATTTCAgtgtgttgtgttttcatttcaattcaattaaaaatactttctaatttctcttttgatccatgggttatttagaatgtgttatttaattctgaaatatttagagatttcccagatatctttttgtttttgatttctaattcgTTTCCATTGCAACCAGAAAGTATACTTTGAATCTTCTCAAATTTAGtttagacttgttttatggccccaAATATGGTCTATCTTGTTCAGTGTACTgggtgcacttgaaaagaatgtgtattctattgctGTTTGGtagagtgttttttttaatgccacTAGTTAAGCCAAGTTAGTTGATATCATTGTACAGGTATTCAAATCTCTGACTAAACTTTTTTGTCCTCATAGTTCTATCaggttttgcttcatgtattttcgGAGTGTGCTGTaaggtacataaatatttagaacCGTTATGTACttttgatgaattgacccctgtATCATAATGAAATGTCCCTGTTTGTCCCTGGTAATAGTCATTGCTCTGACATACACTTTGATATTAATTTAACCACTCCAGACTACTTTTGATTAGTTTTAGTGTGGcatatctttttaatttattcttttactttttaaattttaattttatattgaagtgtaactgattaacaatgatgtgttagttagcaaagtaattcagtcATACCCATAAAAGTATCCAttctttttgaatttcttttcccatttatgttattacagaatattgagctgagttccctgtgctgtacagtaggtccttgttggtaatctattttaaatatagtagtgtgtacattgccagtcccaaactcccaatatatCCCCCTGCCCTTTTCcccctgataaccataagttcattctctaagtctgtgagtgtttctgttttgtaaatatgttcatttgtatcattttttttagattccacatataagcgctatcatatgttatttgtctttctctgtctgacttacttcacttagtatgataatctctggagaaaactctaattctaaaatatatatccaccccaatgttcactgcagcattatttacaatagacatggaagcaacctaaatgtccatcgacagaagaatggataaagaagatgtggtatattatgTATatctaatggaatattactgagccataaaaagaataaaataatgccatttgcagcaacatggatggacctggatattatcatactaagtgaagtaaaccagacaaagacaaatatcatatgatatttcttttctgtggaatctgaaaaatgatataactgaatttattttcaaaacagaaatatatccacagatatagaaaacaggctatggttaccaaaggtgggggagggataaattaggaggttgggattaacatatacacatcactatatataaaatagataaccaacaaggatctactgcatagcacagggaactatactcaatattttgtaataacctataagggaaaagaatatgaaaaagaaaatatatatatttatagacatatatatataactgaatcactgtgctgtacacctgaaactaacatgatattggaaatcaactatacttcaataaatttaaaagataaaaataagtacataaataaattatatgggcataccttggagattttgcaggttcagttccataccaccacaataaagcaaatatcacacaAAATTTTTCATTTCCCAGTGCATATGTTATGTTttcactatactgtagtctattaagtgtgcaatagcattatgtctaaaaaaatacatataccatAATTGAAAAATTCTTTATTGCAAAAAAATGCTCACTATCActtgagccttcagcaagttatGATCTTTTTGCTGGTGAAGTTTCTTGCCTAGGTGTTCATGGCTGCTAATTAGTATAGTGTTTGATTAAGGGCTGTGATGGCAATTTCTCAATATAATACAATAATGAAGTTAGCCATATtatttgactcttcctttcatgaaaaatttctctgtagcatgcaatgctgtttgatagcaatTTATTCACAGAGAACTTCTTTTGAAATTTGAGTCAAttctctcaaaccctgctgctgctttatcactAAGTTAATGCAACATTCTAAatcttttgttgtcatttcaacaatcttcacaacaTTTTCCACAGGAATAGATTCCATAtatcaagaaaccactttctttgcttatCCATAAGAAGCATCTCCTCGtctgttaaagttttatcatgaggttAGAGCAATTCAGTCATCTCTTCAGTCTCCAATTATAATTCCATTATCTTTcctatttctaccacatctgcagttacatCCTCCATCGAAGTCTTGAACCACTCacagtcatccatgagggttggaatcaaattcttccaaactcctgtgaaTGTTAGTATTTTGACCCCTTCCTATGAATCACATAATCCTCTTAATGGTACCTAGAATGGTGAAtcttttccagaaggttttcaatgtACTTTGTCCAGATCCATctgaggaatcactatctattgcagctatagccttacaaaatgtatttcttaaataataagacttgaaagtcaaaataacTCCTTCAACCATGACctgcagaatggatgttatgttagcaggcatgaaaacagcaTTAATCTTGTTGTACATcttcatcagagctcttgggtgatcCATGAGCAGTAAtacttttaaaggaattttttcttCTGATCAGTAGATCTCAAtggtgggcttaaaatattcagtaaaccatgttgtagacagatgtgctgtcatccagactTTGTTGTTTCATAGAGAACAGGCAGAgaagatttagcataattcttaacgGTCTTAGAATTTTCTAAATGGTAAATGAGCTTTGGCTTCAACttattagcccctaacaagagaatCAGCTTGTCTTTTTAAGAGTTAAAGCCAGCACTGACTTCTCTCTCACTGTGAAAGTCCTAGctggcatcttcttccagtagAAGGCTGTTTCATTTCCATTGAAAACCGGTTGTTTAGGgtagccaccttcattatctTAGCTATATGTTCtagataacttgctgcagcttctaaaCCAgaacttgctgcttcaccttctACTTTGTTGTTTTGGAGATGGCCTATTTCCTTAaatctcatgaaccaacctctgctagtaTCAGACTTTTCTTATAGAGtatcctcacctctctcagccttcatagaattgaagagagttaggaccTTACTGTGGATtgggctttggcttaagggaatgttgtggctggtttgatcttctctcATGACCACTATAACTTTCTTCATGTCAGTAATAAGGCTATTTTGCCTTCCTATCATTTGTGTATTCACTGGAGCAACACTTTCTATTTCCTTCAAGAATTTTTCCTTTGCACTCAAAACTTGGCTGTTTGGTGCCAGAGGCCTAACTTTCAACCTATCTCAGCTTTTGCCATGCTTTCATCACTGAGCTTaattatttctagcttttgatttaaagtgagagttGTGTGACTCTTCCATCCACTTCAACACTTAGAGGTCATTGTACGGTTATTAATtgacctaatttcaatattgttgtgttgCAGAAAATACGGAGGCTCCAGGAAAGAGATCAGTGAACAGCTGGTCAACAGAGTAGTCAAAACATATACATTTACTAATTTtgccttcttataaggacacaatttgtggtgccccaaaacaattacaatagtaatatcaaagatcaatgATCACTGATCACCAGAGCAAATGTATATTAAGTATACctcaaaaaagctaaaaaaagaaCCCTGTGTTCGTCAGGgttttccagaaaaacaaaactaatagaatagaatagaatagaatatatgatagatagatgatagataaaaagATATTTACTCATGCCATTTTGTATACTGAGAAGTCCCATCAACTGCCAGCTGTAacctggaggcccaggaaagctggtgataTAGTTCCAGTACAAACCTGAATATCTGAGAACCAGGGGAGTCAATGGTGAAAGTCCTGGTCGAAGTCTGAAGACCCATGACCCAGGAGTACCCATGTCCGATGTCCACAGATGGGTATCCTGGAGACACAAAGAGCAATTTGTCcttcctctgtcttttggttCTGTTCAGGGCCTTCAACAGTTTGAATAATTCCCACTTGCATTGGTGAGGCTGAACTTTACTcaatctaccaattcaaatgctaatctctacTAGAAACACCCTTATGgacacactcagaaataatgtTCTACAAGATATCtgggcatctcttagccaagtcaaattgacacataaatttAACCATAATATTGTCACAGTCTTGAGTTTGAAATTTATACGGCTGACCAGCACGTTAGAAATTCAGGCAGGTTTTCTACGTTACAGTATGGAGGCAGAATTCCTGCTTCTCCCAGAAACTTCAGTTTTGCTTTGAAGGCCTTCATTTGGTTGGATGGGGCTCACACACCTTATGGATGTTAATCTCTGTTATTTAAACCAactgattttaaatgttaatcacataaACAATATACTTTCATGGTAACGtctagactagtgtttgaccaaacaactgggcacAATAGCTTAGCcaagttgacaaataaaatgaatcatctcagtctgtattttaaaaaaagaagaaaaattttacatCTATAGTCTAACCTTCAAACTTAAcacactggaaaaagaaaagcaaactgaagcaagcaaaaggaataaaatgggggcttccctggtggcacagtggttaagaatcctcctgccaatacaggggagacggattcaagccctggtctgggaagatcccacatgcctcagagcaactaagcccatgagccacaactactgagcctgtgctctagagcctgtgagccacaactactgagctcacatgccacaactactgcccgcatgcctagagcccatgctccgcaacaagagaagccactgcagcaagaagcccgtgcaccacaacgaaaagtagcccccacttactgcaaatagagaaagcccacgtgcagcaacaaagagccaacacagccaaaaataaataaataaaataaaaattttagaaaaggaaTAAAGTGATAAAAAATGCAGGAATtattgaaatagagaatagaaaaacaatagagaaatcaatgaaaccaaaagacagTTCTCTTAAAAGTTCAAAAAAGTAAAGGGGATATTACTAccaaccttacagaaataaataaggattataaataaatactgtgaaaaatgttatggTGTAGAAtaggtaaaaaaatatatattcaaatggAAGAACTTTGAATAAAGTACACTAAATGAATGAAGCCAGACATGAAAGGTCACATATATAAttctatttaaatgaaaaatgcagaAGAGATAAGtctatagagacaaaaaaaatattattagtgGAGTTTAGGGCTCATGAGGATGGCCCGAAGAGGGTGATAGCTAAAAGgtgcagggtttctttttgaagcaaagaaaatgttctaaacttgACTTTTGTAATGTTTGTACATAGTTGAATATATTGAAATTCATGGAAATGTACTATATAAATGGGTGAATGTATTGTATGTGaaatttatctcaataaagctgttttaaaacaaaacaaatataaggGGGAATAAAAGAAAGGGTGTTCTGACCACCTCTGGAAGTAGATTGTTGGCATCTTTACTCCAAACTGAACCTGTGTATGATGATTAGTTCCTTCCCTTAGCAAAGGAAAGGGTATAATTGTCATCCCACAAACAGCAGCTCAGCTGAGTATAGAAGTCAGCTTTCTGGGACAACCTCACAGCTGGGCTGCTTCATTAGATTCTAAGCCTAGGCCTTTGCTTCATGTTCACAGACTTATCAAAAGCTGTTCAGAGGTATGGTTTGTCTTCCTCTGTTTCAAGTCTCACCAAGCTAGGAGTACTGGTGGCTCAGAGACCCCACCCCTTAAACATCCTCTGAGGCTCTCTGAGAACAATTGTTGCCTCGGCCACTTTATTACATAGTGAGCAGTCATCACTGAAATTGCCTCAGCAGGCCCTGTGCTGCTTGAAAAGGGACAGTATTCATGGGTTGAGGATGGGGTTAGGGGACAGCCTGCTAGCTCTGCTTTAGTGACAACCTAAGAACTTTGGAATCCTGTGGCTGTTAAACTTCCAGAGGTACCTATTATCTCACAAAGTGGCcatgttctttctttattttggtgAAGGTCAGAAGAGCGTGCTGCAGACATGTTTAACCCATATGCATTAGATACTCCAGCTGTAATTTTTGCCAATGGATCAGGACTCTGCAAAGTAGGCATGTCTGGAGAGACTGGGCCCCGTCATGTCATTAGTTCTGTCATGGGGCATGCTAAATTCAACATGGCTTTACCAGAAGCCAATCAGAAAAATTACACTGTGGGGGGAAAAGCCCTGTTCAAGTATGGAGCCTTGCATTTGCACTATCCCATTGAACGTGGACTGGTAACAAGATGGGATGACATGTAAAAACTCTGGAAGTATCTTTTTGAGTGGGAGCTTGGAGTAAAACCCTGTCGACAACCTGTGCTCATGACTGAGCCATCCTTGAACCCAAGGGAGACTTGAGAGAACACAGCAGAAGTGATGTTTGAGACCTTCAGTGTGCCTGCCTTCTACCTGTCCAACCACATGGTCATAGCACTCTATACCTCTGCCTCTGTCACAGGCTTAGTGGTGGACAGTGGTAATGGGATCACTTGCACTGTCCCCATTTTTGAGGGTTACTCTCTTCCTCATGCCATCACCAAACTCTATGTGGCAGAGAGAGACATCACAGAGCACCTCACCCGACTCCTCCTGGCTAGTGGGTGTAACTACCCTTGCATACTCAACAAGGCCTTAGTGGATGACATAAAAGAGACACTGTGCTATGTGGCCTTAGAGCCAGAGAACAAAATTCATAAGAAGCCAGAGGAGGTCCTGAGAAAATACAAACTACCAGATGGAAATGTCATCCACCTTGTGGATCAGCTGAACCAGGTACCTGAGATTCTTTTTGCACCTGACCAACTGGGTGTCCACAACCCAGGACTATCAAAATGGTCTCCAGCAGCATTATGAAGTGTGACACCAACATCCAGAAAAATCTCTTTGAAGAAATTGTGCTGTCTGGGGGCACCACTCTCTTCCCTGGGTTTGAGAAAAGACTTATGAAAGAACTGGAACAGCTGGCCTTCAGAGGAACTCTCATCAAGATCACTGCTTCTCCTGATGGATGTTTCTCTGAATGGATAGATGCATCCATCATGACCTCTCTGAGCAGTTTCAAGCAGATGTGGATACCTTCTGCAGATTTCATGGAGTTTGGGACATATGTTGTCTAGAGAAGATGCTTTTAAAGTATTCAGAGCACAGGGGACAGCTTGAATTGTCAGATCATAGGAGCACTGGTGGAAGGTGACATTTTCCCTTAGGCTTCAGCATGTATTCAGTAAAAGTGATATGGCATTTTGGGTTTCAGTTCATTTTTGGTAGCACCAGAGTAATTTTTCATCCAGGTAGTGAATCTTTTTAAGTGATTCTAGTCCACCCTTCCTGTCTCAGGGACCTATTCAGTTGTTTTCTCCTAATAAATCCTTGGGATATGTGTTACAGCTGTGTCCACTTGTAGGGTGTGTAGTAAAAACAGGTACTTGAGCCTCATGCCTAGAAGCTTGATTCAGTAGGTCCCTAGAATCTTCATTTTAATCAAGTGTCTTAGATATTTTTGACAGATCTAGTGTGAAGGAGAGGCAGAATTACCAGGGAaaatgtggggagggaggagaattAAGTAGAAGAAGGAATGCTACCCAGATCTTAGGGCTCAACTGACCCTTTCAGTCAACTGGTTCTTAATTAGCACAATAGGGCTCTCTAGTGATAGGCAGCTAAATAAGATAGAGCTGTTGTCCTTCCTTGTCAAAGAGGAGAGATGTGGAGAGAGATGAGGAGAGAAATCACTATTTGTTTAAGGATCTTTAAGCTGAGGGCCCCTATTCCCAGTTGGAGTATTAAGAATCaacatctctatttttttaactgaagtatcaTTGTTttgcaatattatatgttacaggtgtacaatatagtgattcacaatttttaaagtttatactccatttatacttattataaaatattggctatattcttcACATTGTACAaaatatccttgtagtttattctACACCTAATAGCTTGTACCTCTTGTTCCCTTACCCCTACCTTGCCCCTTCCTCATTCCCTctcaccactggtaaccactagttctctatgtctgttaatctgcttctcttttgttgtattcactagtttgctacaaatggcaaaattttgttctttttttatggctgagtagtatctcactgtatatatataccacgtcgtcttcatccattcatctgttgatggacacttagtttgcttccgtatcttggcaattgtaaataatgctgatatgaacattggagtgcatgtatctttttgaattagtgttttggttttttcagatatatacccaggagtggaattgctgggtcattcttattttattttttgtttgttttgttttactttcaagGATATTTATAGCCTCATTTTGTTAggggaaaaagactgaaaatatgtAATCATCATCAATAAAgaaattgttgaataaattatgcatacattttttcattagcttagttttattttcccaaaatattaTCAAGatagaaatggaaaattcagAGAAGTCTTTGTAGTACAATCTATTTTTATGGTACACAAAACAGTGGCACTTtcccatatatatgtatgtctatgcacatttgtatgtacatatataaatgaatatgCTTTTTTACATGATTATAAGCACTTGGAAAAAAGTACAGAAGGTTACATACCATGGTGGTTGTTGTGGAACACCAGATCATGTGCCCAAGGCAGTGAAGCCAAGCAAActgaaacatcagagtttggagcagagaaaggtttatttcagGGCCAAGCCAGGAGAACTGGTGGCTCGTGCTCACAAAAGCCAAACTCCCTGATGGATTTTGGGgagaagtttttataggcagAATTTAGTGTAAGGGCTTCAGGGTgtttgactttcttctgattggttggtggcgAGGTAGCAGGGTGATGTGCCAGGAATCTTGTGATCAGCCAAAGTTGTCATTCTCCACCTGGCTGCAGGCCTTAGTTCttacagaagaactcaaagatactgCTATGCATATcctttgaggaggaaccaggacgctgccccaaggctgcactattgtttcctgactgctcctcctttgtttccccattccctcccttccctaattatcAACTGCTTGAATCTCCCCTTTGAAACACAGGGAAGGTCTAAGAGGCTAAAGCcttttccctacaaacaagagaaggggggacacagaaaggatttgtacctgGGAGGGCACACAGGGTCCTGCCTTGTTTCAATCCCCCTTTTCGTTAATACTCCTCTATCTTGAGCAGAGCAGGTATGGACAAGTAAGGGAATAACGTTTTGGGTAGAGAGGTTAATCAGGAACTGTGCAGAGGAACTCGGTTTTAGAGGGAATCAGTTTCTGGGTTACACAGGTTGGTGGAGAAGAATGGAATAAAATGTAGTACTGGTGGAAAGAAGAGTGGAAGTGGGagcaaatcaaaaagaaagaactatactttaaaaaagtcatcctgaatgaaatgaaaccatttgtctaaaaaaaacaaggaattctATTTTCCATATATCTTTCCAACTACATATTCAGGGTGTCATATTTATAGCTTGTTTTACAACACagccatgaaaatgaaaattatctaATATTCAGTAAAAATCACTATAAatcaggtattttatttttatatttatttgagaTATCTGGTTGAATATCATACTTCTGCTTACAGATAACTTAGCAAAACCACAATGGAACCAGAAGACAGTAGAATTATACCTTCAAAGAGCTAGGAAAATatactgtcaacctagaa
Above is a window of Mesoplodon densirostris isolate mMesDen1 chromosome X, mMesDen1 primary haplotype, whole genome shotgun sequence DNA encoding:
- the ACTRT1 gene encoding LOW QUALITY PROTEIN: actin-related protein T1 (The sequence of the model RefSeq protein was modified relative to this genomic sequence to represent the inferred CDS: inserted 1 base in 1 codon; substituted 3 bases at 3 genomic stop codons), which gives rise to MFNPYALDTPAVIFANGSGLCKVGMSGETGPRHVISSVMGHAKFNMALPEANQKNYTVGGKALFKYGALHLHYPIERGLVTRWDDMXKLWKYLFEWELGVKPCRQPVLMTEPSLNPRETXENTAEVMFETFSVPAFYLSNHMVIALYTSASVTGLVVDSGNGITCTVPIFEGYSLPHAITKLYVAERDITEHLTRLLLASGCNYPCILNKALVDDIKETLCYVALEPENKIHKKPEEVLRKYKLPDGNVIHLVDQLNQVPEILFAPDQLGVHNPGLXKMVSSSIMKCDTNIQKNLFEEIVLSGGTTLFPGFEKRLMKELEQLAFRGTLIKITASPDGCFSEWIDASIMTSLSSFKQMWIPSADFMEFGTYVVXRRCF